The nucleotide window AACGTCACTGAAATCGCCCGCAACTTTTTTGAAGAACGACAGGATTGGGAAAATGCGGTTGAATTGGCAGTCACTGAGGCAAAACGGACAGATTCATTGGAATGGTTTGAAATTCTGAACACGTATATAAAAAAGGGTGTAACCAAACACCATGCGCCAAGCTATTTCTCCCAAGCGTTAATCCTATTATTTACTCTTGATAAAAGAAAGTTTGAGGAGCTTGTTTCGTCACTGTGGGATAGTTACAAAAATGAAGAATCCTATTTTACTTGGTTAAGTGAAATCAACCATCTTTTATTAAATCTTGAACTCAGCCGAAATGAAAACTGGTCGGAGCTTTCAAGGCTTCATAAGGAACATTATTTTAGTTTAATTGAGGGAAGGTACTTTATTAAGGTACTGCAGGATTTTATTCCAGACTTATTAACCAATTGGTTTAGGTTGGCGGATGATTCAAATGTGGTAGTAGCATCGGCTGCTGTGCTTTCATGGAATGAGCTATTTCCAGCAAGTATCAGTATGTCAATTGTAAGTGAAGCAGAAAAATTGATTAGTTTAACGGAAACGGACATGGATGAACTTAATGAGTGCCTTTTATTGCTTGATTCCATCATGAGTTGGGCAAAGAAGCATGATATGGGGGAGAATAATCACATCAAGTGGTTTGTCCGCCAATTAGTCGATTTTGACACACAGCATCTTTTTATTACCGGATTAAGTGGTACGGGAAAATCCACTTTTGTGAATACCGTTCTTGGAGAGGATCTGCAGGATAGTCCAACCTCTTCCATGGTGATGTTTAAGCATGCGCCTTCGTTAGAAATCACAGAAATCACGGATAGAGAGGTTACTAGCTTACCAGAATTTGCTGATTTTCAAGAACGCATGGATCGCCGTCGGAATGCACTGGAATCCATCATTGAATTTAACCAGCCGAATGGTTTTTTACAGGAGAATAAGGTTGCTTTCATTGATACCCCTGGATTGAAGGGAAACCCCCATTATGATCGCTATGAAGTATTGAAAAACTTGCATGTTGCTGATTCCGTTCTCTTTGTCCTTGATGCAAATGCACCGTTTACGGAAAAAGAGCAGATGGCGCTTAAGCAGATCCAGGAGTTAGCACCAGATATACCGGTTCATTTTCTATTGAGTAAAATGGATACAATTGTTGGTGAGCGTGAAGCTCTTCGCATTTTTGATGAAACTAGGGTCTCGATTCATTCCTATTTACCTGATGCAAGGGTGTTTGCTTTTTCATCGCAATACGAAGGTGGACAGCAACAGGAATTAACCGCGTTTATTCATTCCATCAAGAAGACAAGAAATATTGAGGATAAGCGTCTAGCAAAGCTGTTGTATTTTATTCGCACCACGATTGCCAGCCTGCTGCAAAAACGGATTGATGTAGAAAATCAGCTGGTTGAGTCGATTCGGTGGAACGAAGAAATGCTGATGAAGTTAAATGGAGCAGTAAACCAACTGAAGGATACCGAAGTACAAAAAACACAGACAATCGCGAAATCGTTCCGAGCTATTAAGGAAACGATAGAAAAAGATTTATCAGATAGTGTTCGGAAAATGCTTCAAGAGTGTTCCTCATTAATTAAGGAAGATAGCAACTTCAGTAAAATTCACTTAGAACTCAATGATGAAATGAATCGAAAAATCCAAGCCTATTTGGAACAAACCGTTATGCCGAAATTTTACCGTTCGCTGCAGGAATGGATTGAACATGGCAAAGAGGAGCTTGAGCAAAGTCAGGAATTTTTGAATGAGATGGGTGACGGCTTTAATCATATGTATGGCGAAGAGCGGCTCAAGCTTGAATGTGATTTTAAGGTGCTTGACGATTGGCGGCGTGATACTGATCGAATGACAAGCCGTTTTCAGCTTGAAAGCATTAATATTCTGCTCCGCCGTACACCAGCCCAATTTTTATTAAAAAGCGCCGGGAAACTATTTGGCGCCCTATCGCAAAATAAGGCAATGCTTTTTAATAAATACAAAGCCTTTGTGGAGAATGAAGATTATTCTGAAGCAATTGCTGCGGTTAATAAGCAATTTTTTCAGCCGTTTGAGCTGTTTGAAAAATCATTGGAGCGCGACATCACTTTGTTTTTCAGGAGTCCACTGAATGTATTAAATGATTCTGTCGAAGAGGCACGCGAGGGTATTCAGACAAACCAAGAAATGCTGAACAAAATGAACACCAATCCAGAAATGTTCCGTGATCCTCTTACACTGTTTGATGTAAGACTGCGTCAGTTCGAATGGATGACAATCGCCGGAAAAGGAATGCAAACAATCTACTGAACATGGAAGATGTCCAAAGGGCATCTTCTTTTTTTAGTTAAAGAATATAAAAGTTTCGACTTTGAGAATTGTCTAGCTGCTGCGCCTAGGGGCTCGGGGTCATAAGCCAATCAGTCAAGAAGGTTAAAGTGCAACCTTCTCGCCTGCTCGTCTTATGCCTGTCGCCCCTGAGCAAGGCGCTTCCGCTTTTCTAATCTTAAGAAATTTTTAAGATTGTCTTAAATGAATGTTAAGATTTTTCGATTAGTATTAAGATACTATTTAAATTCACTGGACGAGTGTACATTTTTGAAAGGATGGTAGGGGGGATAATGGTGAATAAGATTGATTTTTCAGAGGTATATAGAATGTACTATAAACGTCTTTTTCATATAAGCTTTTCTATCACTAGGGATTTGCATCTAGCAGAGGATGTCGTTCAGGAAACGTTTATTAAAGCGATGAAAAAGGTTGAAACAATCGAAGAAGAAAAGAAGATGGGTGCCTGGTTATCCGTCATTGCTACCAGAACGGCGATTGATTATGTCCGAAGCGAACGGAAAAAGCCTGCAACCTTGATGGAAGAGGATATGCTTGAATGCTTGGGAAAGGAAATGATGCAAAACGTCGAGGAGGAAGTGGAACTAGCGAGTTTTCAGGAGCAAGTGAATGCCGCTATTGCAACGCTCACCACCGAATACCAAGCGGTGCTTAATCTTAAGCTTTTGCATGGTTTAAAGGAGTATGAAATTGCCAGCATCCTCGATATCAAGCCAAGCACGGTGAAAACGAGAATCTACCGAGCAAGAAAACAACTAAAATTACTGTTTCTCAAACAGCTAACGGCTTAAATATATGCAGTAGAACCGGAAAGTCCTTCATTGCTTGATGAAGGACTAATCTTGATGGATTTCCCACTGGGAGGTTCATCATCGTCCTTATGAAGGACAAAACCCGTCAATTCCTCCTTAGAATTGTCCTTCATTTAGGTGATAAAGGGGAATCCACAAAGAGTTTTTTTCCAAAACTTTCTATGGTAGAATTGTGGGAAGTATATTTGAAAATCGGAGGAATAAGGATGAAAAGTGCTAGTCCATACATATTTGTAGATAATTGCGAGAAAGTTATGGAATTTTACCAAAATCTATTTGGCGGGGAAATGACGAATATTCAAAAAAGCGATGACGGTAAGTGTTTGCATGCTGAACTTCATCTTGGTAACAGTATCATTCACTTTTCAGATACATTCGGCAATACCCATGTCGGAGATAACGTGCGAATCAGCCTGGAATGTGAAAGTGATGAAGAAATTAGAAGA belongs to Neobacillus sp. OS1-2 and includes:
- a CDS encoding dynamin family protein — translated: MTLEKQLIQKTYYKMFINEHEDMHPIRVLGEVFQEEAKQDLPDLSTIRFAQGEVYFHHKDFETAIFKWENIINELEPWAKKNTGDAYYELGLLSAAEDIYCAIASEDPTLKTEVALKLFSLYIERGKVEAAVSTIKKTIVANPDYPNVTEIARNFFEERQDWENAVELAVTEAKRTDSLEWFEILNTYIKKGVTKHHAPSYFSQALILLFTLDKRKFEELVSSLWDSYKNEESYFTWLSEINHLLLNLELSRNENWSELSRLHKEHYFSLIEGRYFIKVLQDFIPDLLTNWFRLADDSNVVVASAAVLSWNELFPASISMSIVSEAEKLISLTETDMDELNECLLLLDSIMSWAKKHDMGENNHIKWFVRQLVDFDTQHLFITGLSGTGKSTFVNTVLGEDLQDSPTSSMVMFKHAPSLEITEITDREVTSLPEFADFQERMDRRRNALESIIEFNQPNGFLQENKVAFIDTPGLKGNPHYDRYEVLKNLHVADSVLFVLDANAPFTEKEQMALKQIQELAPDIPVHFLLSKMDTIVGEREALRIFDETRVSIHSYLPDARVFAFSSQYEGGQQQELTAFIHSIKKTRNIEDKRLAKLLYFIRTTIASLLQKRIDVENQLVESIRWNEEMLMKLNGAVNQLKDTEVQKTQTIAKSFRAIKETIEKDLSDSVRKMLQECSSLIKEDSNFSKIHLELNDEMNRKIQAYLEQTVMPKFYRSLQEWIEHGKEELEQSQEFLNEMGDGFNHMYGEERLKLECDFKVLDDWRRDTDRMTSRFQLESINILLRRTPAQFLLKSAGKLFGALSQNKAMLFNKYKAFVENEDYSEAIAAVNKQFFQPFELFEKSLERDITLFFRSPLNVLNDSVEEAREGIQTNQEMLNKMNTNPEMFRDPLTLFDVRLRQFEWMTIAGKGMQTIY
- a CDS encoding RNA polymerase sigma factor — encoded protein: MVNKIDFSEVYRMYYKRLFHISFSITRDLHLAEDVVQETFIKAMKKVETIEEEKKMGAWLSVIATRTAIDYVRSERKKPATLMEEDMLECLGKEMMQNVEEEVELASFQEQVNAAIATLTTEYQAVLNLKLLHGLKEYEIASILDIKPSTVKTRIYRARKQLKLLFLKQLTA
- a CDS encoding glyoxalase/bleomycin resistance/extradiol dioxygenase family protein translates to MKSASPYIFVDNCEKVMEFYQNLFGGEMTNIQKSDDGKCLHAELHLGNSIIHFSDTFGNTHVGDNVRISLECESDEEIRRVYDLLSQSGKVTFPLQETFWGAMHANLVDQFGIGWLLNFSK